One window of Paenibacillus sp. JQZ6Y-1 genomic DNA carries:
- a CDS encoding ABC transporter substrate-binding protein, with protein sequence MKKLWLTSLILLTSLSLIMAGCGNSGQSSTSASGKKVIHIYQGKVEIADALAKLKVEYEKEHPDVELQIQSVGGGTDYAASLKAKFAAGDIPDIFTNGGDEELNLWQEYLEDLSDQPWVKNIVDGAADQISKDGKIYGQPNGLEGYGFIYNKDIFKKVGITEVPTTIDELRAACEKLQAAGYTPFSNGFQEWWVLGNHNVTIPFAHQPDPTQFVEDLDNGTAQIPGNEKFNEWLNLLDLMVKYGNANPLTTDYNTQVTLFANGKAAMMQQGNWTQVQIDGIKPNMNIGLMPMPINNNKEENDRLFVRVPNNWVIYNQSPVKQEAKDFLNWLVTSDTGKHFITDEFKFVPAFKNIPTTDKQLGPIGADIVRYNDAGKILPWIFPKFPMGLSKDYASTMQQYLVGELSKEAMLQQMQEQWVNLQLR encoded by the coding sequence ATGAAAAAGCTGTGGCTTACCTCCCTGATCCTGCTAACCAGTCTGTCCCTGATCATGGCGGGATGCGGCAATTCGGGGCAGAGCAGTACCTCGGCGAGCGGGAAAAAGGTTATCCATATTTACCAAGGGAAAGTAGAGATCGCCGATGCACTGGCGAAGCTGAAGGTGGAATATGAGAAGGAGCATCCCGATGTGGAGCTGCAAATTCAATCTGTTGGTGGCGGTACGGATTATGCGGCTTCCTTGAAGGCGAAGTTTGCGGCGGGTGATATTCCAGACATTTTCACCAATGGTGGGGATGAAGAATTGAATCTGTGGCAGGAGTATCTGGAAGACCTATCCGATCAGCCTTGGGTGAAAAATATCGTCGATGGTGCCGCTGACCAGATCAGCAAGGATGGCAAAATCTACGGTCAGCCGAATGGTCTGGAAGGATACGGCTTTATTTACAACAAGGATATTTTCAAAAAGGTAGGCATTACCGAAGTGCCGACGACGATTGACGAGCTGCGTGCAGCCTGTGAGAAGCTGCAAGCGGCAGGCTATACGCCTTTTTCGAACGGATTTCAGGAATGGTGGGTATTGGGCAATCACAATGTAACGATTCCGTTTGCCCATCAGCCTGACCCGACGCAATTCGTAGAGGATCTGGATAATGGTACGGCTCAGATTCCGGGCAATGAGAAGTTTAACGAATGGCTGAATCTGCTTGATCTGATGGTGAAGTATGGCAATGCGAATCCATTGACCACGGACTACAATACGCAGGTAACGCTGTTTGCGAACGGCAAAGCCGCTATGATGCAGCAGGGGAACTGGACGCAGGTGCAGATTGATGGAATCAAGCCGAATATGAATATCGGTCTGATGCCAATGCCGATCAATAACAATAAGGAAGAAAATGACCGCCTGTTTGTCCGCGTACCGAACAACTGGGTCATCTACAACCAATCGCCAGTGAAGCAGGAAGCGAAGGATTTCCTCAATTGGCTCGTTACCTCGGATACAGGCAAACATTTCATTACCGATGAATTCAAATTTGTACCAGCCTTCAAAAATATTCCGACCACCGACAAGCAATTGGGACCAATCGGTGCCGATATTGTTCGCTACAATGATGCTGGCAAAATCCTACCATGGATTTTCCCGAAATTCCCGATGGGGCTGAGTAAGGACTATGCGAGCACGATGCAGCAATATTTAGTCGGCGAGCTGAGTAAGGAAGCGATGCTTCAGCAGATGCAGGAGCAGTGGGTGAATCTGCAATTGCGTTGA
- a CDS encoding copper homeostasis protein CutC — protein MIYTRPLLEVIATSPEDAMIAEASGADRIELIAAQSEGGLTPSLGMIQEIVSTVSIPVHVMLRPHSRHFRYEAGEINSMLRDAQYIADAGAAALVLGVLDDAQHVDTQVLSRLLAAAPEMKVTFHRAIDEAADIRQAIVALSQYPQITRILTSGGRASVLDAVDEWSSLQQVAEQHRITLLAGAGLTLETLGDFVQRTGVHEVHLGSAVRCEGKIALPLDAQRIRKARQILDDAHTLLGS, from the coding sequence ATGATATACACTCGTCCTCTGCTTGAAGTCATCGCCACCAGCCCGGAGGATGCCATGATCGCCGAAGCTTCTGGGGCGGATCGCATTGAATTGATCGCTGCCCAATCGGAAGGCGGATTAACGCCCAGTCTGGGCATGATTCAAGAGATCGTTTCTACTGTGTCCATCCCGGTACATGTGATGCTGCGTCCCCATAGCCGCCATTTTCGCTATGAAGCTGGCGAGATCAACAGCATGCTGCGCGATGCGCAATATATCGCTGATGCTGGTGCGGCTGCGCTAGTACTAGGCGTGCTGGATGATGCGCAGCACGTAGATACGCAGGTATTATCCCGTCTACTGGCAGCAGCGCCGGAGATGAAAGTGACCTTTCATCGTGCGATCGACGAAGCAGCTGATATTCGTCAAGCGATTGTAGCACTAAGCCAATATCCGCAGATTACGCGCATTCTCACATCCGGTGGACGTGCGTCGGTTCTGGATGCGGTAGATGAATGGTCTTCGCTGCAACAGGTGGCGGAGCAGCATCGTATCACGCTGCTTGCCGGGGCAGGATTAACACTAGAAACGCTTGGTGATTTTGTCCAACGTACGGGTGTGCATGAAGTGCATCTAGGCAGTGCCGTTCGATGCGAGGGTAAGATTGCGCTACCGCTGGATGCACAACGTATTCGGAAGGCAAGGCAGATTCTGGATGATGCCCATACTTTGCTTGGATCATAA
- a CDS encoding ROK family protein, with product MQSYWIGIDIGGTGIKGALVSDSGQMIERMELPTQAEQGAEHVLGRVLYIANELKSIVYDRVKQNIITVKAIGIGSAGRIDRESGIVIDATDNLPGWKGLRLAEKVSEMTGLPVFTVNDAHAAAAGEDWIGSAADIQSWIMLTIGTGVGGALVHYGEIISGQYGGAGELGHMILHPGGVQCNCGKKGCVEQYVSGKALNRLAYQHQPGWTSRELLQYARSGDCSARYILDNWLNDLASTIINLDQIFDPQAIVIGGGIIVTRETWWKLLNQRIDELGGRPVRLEPALLGNHAGMIGAARIAMQRYALQMRMQG from the coding sequence ATGCAATCCTACTGGATCGGAATCGATATTGGCGGCACAGGAATCAAAGGAGCACTTGTCAGCGACAGCGGGCAAATGATCGAACGTATGGAATTGCCCACCCAAGCAGAACAAGGCGCAGAGCATGTGCTTGGTCGTGTGCTGTATATTGCCAATGAATTAAAAAGTATCGTTTATGATCGGGTCAAACAAAATATTATTACAGTTAAAGCGATTGGGATTGGTTCGGCAGGACGAATCGACCGCGAGAGCGGCATCGTGATTGATGCGACGGATAATCTGCCCGGTTGGAAAGGTCTGCGTCTAGCAGAAAAGGTATCGGAAATGACGGGGTTGCCTGTATTTACTGTGAATGATGCTCATGCAGCAGCGGCAGGCGAGGACTGGATCGGCTCGGCAGCGGATATTCAGTCGTGGATTATGCTGACCATTGGAACTGGAGTTGGCGGTGCACTGGTGCATTACGGGGAGATCATTTCCGGTCAATACGGCGGCGCGGGTGAATTGGGTCATATGATTCTGCATCCGGGCGGCGTACAGTGCAATTGCGGCAAAAAGGGCTGTGTAGAGCAGTATGTATCTGGCAAAGCGCTTAATCGGCTGGCATATCAGCATCAGCCGGGCTGGACATCACGCGAGCTGTTACAATACGCACGCAGTGGGGATTGCAGCGCTCGGTATATTCTCGACAACTGGCTCAACGATCTTGCCAGCACGATTATCAATTTGGATCAAATCTTCGATCCGCAGGCGATTGTGATCGGTGGCGGCATCATTGTTACACGTGAAACATGGTGGAAATTGCTCAACCAGCGTATCGACGAGCTGGGCGGCAGACCGGTACGCCTTGAACCTGCATTGCTGGGCAATCATGCGGGTATGATCGGAGCAGCGCGCATTGCGATGCAGCGGTATGCTCTGCAAATGCGCATGCAAGGGTAG
- a CDS encoding carbohydrate ABC transporter permease produces the protein MDVQSRYSARTLILEIVVILVGLLFLVPFYFLAVNSVKSFGDILSNSAAWPQQFVWSNYKEAWTAIDFPSAFKNSLIVTVLSNIFLVLISSMAAYQMVRRPTKFNQILYFVFVAAMVIPFQSIMLPLVEMASAYRLNNSMLGLIVSYLGFGAPLSVFLFHGFVKNVPLEIEQAARVDGSNRYGVFFRIVCPLMMPMFVTVIILNTLWIWNDYLLPSLMLSSPELRTIPIATYSFFGQYTKQWDLALPALVLGITPIIIFFLFLQRYIIQGITAGSVKG, from the coding sequence ATGGACGTACAGAGCAGATACAGCGCCCGTACATTGATTCTGGAAATTGTCGTGATCCTCGTTGGATTATTGTTCCTTGTGCCGTTTTATTTTCTGGCGGTGAACTCGGTCAAATCGTTCGGTGATATTCTGTCCAATTCGGCAGCATGGCCGCAGCAATTTGTATGGAGCAACTATAAAGAGGCGTGGACAGCGATTGATTTTCCGTCCGCGTTTAAAAATTCACTGATCGTTACGGTACTGAGCAATATTTTCCTCGTATTGATCAGCTCGATGGCAGCGTACCAGATGGTACGTCGTCCAACCAAATTCAATCAGATTCTGTATTTTGTATTTGTCGCAGCGATGGTGATTCCATTTCAATCAATCATGCTGCCGCTGGTGGAAATGGCAAGCGCCTACCGCCTCAATAACAGTATGCTTGGGTTGATTGTCAGCTATCTGGGCTTCGGCGCACCGCTGTCGGTCTTCCTGTTTCATGGTTTTGTTAAAAATGTACCGCTGGAGATTGAGCAGGCTGCACGGGTCGATGGCTCCAATCGCTATGGTGTGTTTTTCCGAATTGTGTGTCCGCTGATGATGCCGATGTTCGTAACGGTCATCATTCTGAATACGCTGTGGATCTGGAACGATTATCTGCTGCCTTCTCTGATGCTGTCTAGTCCAGAGCTGCGCACGATTCCAATCGCGACGTACAGCTTCTTCGGACAGTACACCAAGCAGTGGGATCTGGCGCTGCCAGCGCTAGTGCTCGGCATTACGCCGATTATTATCTTCTTCCTATTCCTGCAACGGTATATCATTCAAGGGATTACCGCAGGTTCAGTCAAAGGCTAA
- a CDS encoding glycoside hydrolase family 31 protein, whose product MMEDTSEAIHPDKADAPVIQEVWNTFGQLRDWREYDGAYLCHGQKAGAVLVFFSPTEFRFKVFGEGVIDLTTTIAVLPSKEIIKPDVEETEEYLSFSTGELIVSLDKQTFALAVFNKEGVEVARQESVSWSPRGATSALFNMEEDSHFYGLGEKSSFLDKRGERYTMWNTDVYAPHMPEIEALYESIPLLIHTHSGLNYGIFLDNPGRSEFDMRSHGVAYTVGCMTGAYDIYFIYGPEMKDVINRYTALTGRITLPPKWALGYHQSRYSYMNQAEVMDLAHKFRDKQIPCDVIYLDIHYMDEYRVFTFDPIRFPNPKEMLAELREMGIRIVPIVDPGVKKDPKYRIYREGVQEEHFCRRLEGDIYFGDVWPGTSAFPDFTETRTAQWWGDLHEFYASMGIDGIWNDMNEPAVFNDLKTMDPDVMHLNDGDPVTHEEIHNLYGMLMSRATYEGMKRHMNGRRPFVLTRAGYSGIQRYAAIWTGDNRSFWEHMAMAIPMVLNMGLSGLPFAGPDIGGFAHHTSAQLLVRWTQMGVFFPYCRNHSALGTTRQEPWSFGEQVEEILREYISLRYRWMPHLYNLFYEASQTGMPIMRPLLLEYPHDPKVTNLCDQFLLGPDVIIAPVYRPDTDYRAVYLPEGVWHDYWTGEKHEGGRTILADAPLDVLPMYVRAGAIVAEGALYQYSGDHDSDDVVTFHLYGADTNPAFDAKYTLYEDDGETFAYESGKTSKLYVRAQGQQDALRLSIQYIEDTHRPKRQHLRFTLRQPNFTPSAIEQLDRISLDDLAEGKIGWSMDDSSGDILIQIEDRKLDELVLKV is encoded by the coding sequence ATGATGGAAGATACAAGCGAAGCGATACACCCCGATAAAGCAGACGCCCCAGTCATACAGGAGGTATGGAACACCTTCGGACAGCTGCGCGATTGGCGCGAATATGATGGTGCCTATCTGTGTCACGGTCAAAAGGCTGGAGCAGTATTGGTGTTTTTCTCGCCTACGGAGTTTCGTTTCAAGGTGTTTGGCGAAGGCGTAATCGATCTGACGACGACGATTGCTGTGCTGCCATCGAAGGAAATTATCAAGCCAGATGTAGAAGAAACCGAGGAATACCTGAGCTTCAGCACGGGTGAATTGATTGTTTCCCTTGATAAGCAAACGTTTGCACTAGCGGTGTTTAACAAGGAAGGCGTCGAAGTTGCTCGTCAGGAAAGTGTAAGCTGGAGTCCACGCGGGGCAACGAGTGCATTGTTTAATATGGAAGAGGACTCTCACTTTTATGGATTGGGCGAGAAGTCCAGCTTTCTCGACAAGCGTGGAGAGCGATATACGATGTGGAATACGGATGTGTATGCTCCGCATATGCCAGAGATTGAAGCATTGTACGAATCGATTCCGCTGCTTATTCATACGCATAGCGGCTTGAACTATGGTATCTTCCTCGACAATCCGGGGCGATCGGAGTTCGATATGCGCTCGCATGGTGTTGCCTATACAGTCGGCTGTATGACAGGTGCGTACGATATTTACTTTATCTATGGGCCAGAAATGAAGGACGTTATCAATCGCTATACGGCACTGACCGGACGGATTACGTTGCCGCCGAAATGGGCGCTTGGTTACCACCAATCCCGATACAGCTACATGAATCAGGCGGAAGTGATGGATCTGGCGCACAAGTTCCGCGATAAGCAGATTCCGTGCGATGTGATCTATTTGGATATTCACTATATGGACGAGTATCGAGTGTTTACGTTTGATCCGATTCGTTTTCCAAATCCCAAAGAAATGCTGGCAGAGCTGCGTGAAATGGGGATTCGCATCGTGCCGATCGTTGATCCGGGTGTGAAGAAGGACCCTAAATACCGCATTTACCGCGAAGGGGTGCAGGAGGAGCATTTCTGCCGTCGTCTGGAAGGCGATATTTATTTTGGCGATGTATGGCCGGGTACAAGTGCATTTCCTGATTTTACAGAGACGCGTACCGCCCAGTGGTGGGGCGATCTGCATGAATTTTATGCCTCGATGGGGATCGACGGGATCTGGAATGATATGAATGAGCCAGCTGTGTTTAATGATTTGAAAACGATGGACCCAGATGTGATGCACCTGAACGATGGTGATCCGGTTACGCATGAGGAGATTCACAATCTGTACGGCATGTTAATGTCGCGTGCAACGTATGAAGGCATGAAGCGGCATATGAACGGTCGTCGTCCATTTGTTCTGACCCGTGCAGGTTATTCCGGTATTCAGCGCTACGCGGCGATCTGGACAGGGGATAACCGCAGCTTCTGGGAGCATATGGCGATGGCGATTCCGATGGTGCTGAATATGGGGCTGTCTGGGCTGCCATTTGCGGGACCGGATATTGGCGGCTTTGCTCACCATACATCGGCGCAATTGCTTGTACGCTGGACACAGATGGGTGTCTTTTTCCCATACTGCCGTAACCACTCGGCGCTTGGCACGACTCGTCAGGAGCCGTGGTCATTCGGAGAGCAAGTAGAGGAGATTCTGCGCGAGTATATCAGTTTGCGTTATCGCTGGATGCCACATCTGTACAATCTATTCTATGAAGCATCTCAAACAGGCATGCCGATTATGCGTCCACTGCTGCTGGAATATCCGCATGATCCGAAGGTGACCAATCTGTGCGACCAGTTCCTGCTCGGACCGGATGTGATCATTGCACCGGTATATCGCCCAGATACCGATTATCGTGCTGTGTATTTGCCAGAAGGCGTATGGCATGATTATTGGACAGGCGAGAAGCATGAAGGTGGGCGTACAATTTTGGCAGATGCGCCGCTGGATGTGCTGCCAATGTATGTACGCGCAGGTGCAATTGTAGCGGAAGGCGCGCTGTACCAGTACAGTGGCGATCATGATTCCGACGATGTGGTAACCTTCCATCTGTATGGTGCAGATACGAATCCAGCCTTTGATGCGAAATATACCTTGTATGAGGATGACGGTGAGACGTTTGCTTATGAGAGTGGTAAAACGTCCAAGCTGTATGTTCGTGCACAAGGGCAACAGGATGCGCTACGTCTGAGCATCCAGTATATTGAGGATACTCATAGACCGAAGCGTCAGCATTTGCGCTTTACGCTGCGCCAGCCGAATTTTACACCATCTGCTATAGAGCAGCTGGATCGGATCTCGCTGGATGATCTGGCAGAAGGTAAAATTGGTTGGAGCATGGACGATAGCAGTGGTGATATTCTGATTCAGATCGAAGATCGCAAGCTGGATGAATTGGTGCTGAAAGTGTAA
- a CDS encoding DEAD/DEAH box helicase: MDQPLYGIWIGDVFFCFSGEMSEPKVDAWMKVMRRVQLPAGSRPFAQSGLRLAELKSGPVSASKEPVPRRAGRNKRLPGRMVEGLALSAEQAYDLLLSWDEKIITSQGIQPGSEMKYWQTVARFAEKLLREGKIVPDSKVVAGTGRRSSQVSLHGVWKPLLVGEDREMFAKLAEAIPMIGLSALSLFSSSEPPVASRARAEVLHSFLVAMMDAEVRRMLRDAGYGKFRMYQANYRRGSSPQAHLWWNTLFDASAELAVQGTAEDMAELEKEIRSHNGAEVPLPEAGSSSDTHGELSLVVRLEPPAASEPGSYNDALPPALQEWRMSFWAGDESDPAVLLPAALLWRHEECRLVVRGRTYDQVQQSMLTQLGRASECSDIVRFWIDHPHPVGGMLEAADVYTFLKEDVPRLRKAGITVQIPSRWTREGKRRTGLKLKVKTAQPHEKRSPNEHSRLGMEQMVSFEPQAVLDGKTLSAAELAEIVKNGVPLIPLDGGWVEVDLNEIKQVLRFIRRHEEGEISFNELMHIYAEEQDALWNGLHIFEIESNPLLNNLMDGSAWRNLPKREVPEGLHGTLRPYQERGFQWLATMRDLGFGACLADDMGLGKTVQVITCMLDQPAYAPRLIICPTSLLGNWQRELERFSPEMKIYIHHGSRRPRGQEFIDEARSHNIVLTTYHLAGRDGEDLRQVEWSSIVLDEAQYIKNYRTKQAQSVMKLNAPHRIAMTGTPVENRLSELWSIFQFLNPGYLGTASSFRQTYNAATGPEAEGKLTTLRKLVAPFMLRRLKSDPDIRRDLPDKIELKSYCYMTVEQAGMYQNVVSDMLGRMSNSEGITRKGIVLSSLTKLKQICDHPYLIGGSGKTDTGKQERSGKMARLIELLDMIRDSGEAALVFTQYVEMGELLTSRLGRHYGQEPFFLHGGVSKASRDEMIRLFQQGEGPPIFVLSLKAGGVGLNLTRANHVVHYDRWWNPAVENQATDRVFRIGQQRNVQVHKLICQGTLEERIDELIESKKTLAEQVVGAGEQWLTEMSDEELKQLVSLQAAEWGTEE; the protein is encoded by the coding sequence ATGGATCAACCGTTATATGGAATATGGATTGGAGACGTATTTTTCTGTTTTTCCGGTGAAATGTCGGAGCCAAAAGTAGACGCGTGGATGAAGGTAATGCGCCGTGTGCAGCTACCAGCGGGTAGTCGACCGTTTGCGCAATCCGGTCTGCGTCTGGCAGAGCTGAAGTCTGGCCCGGTCAGCGCATCCAAAGAACCGGTGCCTCGTCGTGCTGGACGTAATAAACGATTGCCCGGACGGATGGTGGAGGGGCTTGCCCTGTCTGCTGAGCAGGCATACGATCTGCTGCTGTCTTGGGATGAAAAGATCATTACCTCGCAGGGCATCCAGCCCGGAAGCGAGATGAAATACTGGCAAACGGTAGCTCGGTTCGCCGAGAAGCTGCTGCGTGAAGGCAAAATCGTACCGGATAGCAAAGTGGTTGCTGGTACAGGACGACGCAGCTCTCAAGTATCGCTGCATGGCGTATGGAAGCCACTGCTCGTTGGCGAAGATCGGGAGATGTTTGCCAAGCTAGCAGAGGCGATTCCGATGATCGGCTTGTCGGCGTTGTCGCTCTTTTCTTCTTCTGAGCCGCCGGTCGCTTCGCGGGCTCGCGCCGAGGTGCTTCATTCGTTCCTCGTCGCGATGATGGATGCCGAGGTACGCCGGATGCTGCGGGATGCTGGATATGGCAAATTCCGCATGTACCAAGCGAATTACCGACGCGGTTCATCGCCACAGGCACATCTATGGTGGAATACGCTGTTTGATGCGTCTGCTGAACTCGCCGTACAAGGAACCGCTGAGGATATGGCGGAACTGGAAAAGGAGATTCGCAGTCATAACGGAGCGGAAGTGCCGTTGCCAGAAGCGGGCAGCTCGTCCGATACTCACGGTGAATTGTCACTTGTTGTGCGGTTGGAACCACCAGCAGCTAGCGAACCCGGCAGTTATAACGATGCGCTGCCACCAGCGTTGCAGGAATGGCGCATGTCATTCTGGGCGGGTGATGAATCTGACCCAGCGGTATTGCTGCCAGCTGCGCTGCTATGGCGACATGAGGAATGCCGCCTCGTTGTACGTGGGCGTACTTATGATCAGGTGCAGCAATCGATGCTAACTCAACTAGGGCGTGCATCCGAATGCTCGGATATTGTGCGCTTCTGGATCGATCATCCGCATCCTGTAGGGGGGATGCTGGAAGCGGCGGATGTGTATACGTTTCTCAAGGAGGATGTGCCGCGTCTGCGCAAAGCAGGCATCACGGTACAGATTCCGTCACGCTGGACCCGGGAAGGCAAGCGTCGTACCGGTCTGAAGCTAAAAGTAAAAACGGCACAGCCTCACGAAAAGCGCAGCCCGAATGAACATTCGCGGCTGGGCATGGAGCAGATGGTTTCATTCGAGCCGCAAGCCGTGCTGGATGGCAAAACGCTATCCGCTGCCGAGCTGGCAGAGATCGTCAAAAACGGAGTACCGCTGATTCCGCTTGATGGCGGCTGGGTGGAGGTCGATCTGAACGAGATCAAGCAGGTGCTGCGCTTTATCCGTCGTCATGAGGAAGGCGAGATTTCGTTCAACGAATTGATGCACATCTATGCTGAGGAACAGGATGCACTGTGGAATGGGCTGCATATTTTCGAGATTGAAAGCAATCCGCTACTCAACAATCTGATGGATGGAAGCGCATGGCGCAATCTGCCGAAGCGCGAAGTACCGGAAGGCTTGCATGGTACGCTGCGTCCGTATCAGGAACGCGGATTCCAGTGGCTTGCCACGATGCGCGATCTTGGATTCGGTGCATGTCTCGCGGATGATATGGGTCTTGGTAAAACGGTGCAGGTCATCACCTGCATGCTGGATCAGCCTGCCTATGCGCCGCGTCTGATCATCTGCCCGACCTCACTGCTGGGCAACTGGCAGCGGGAGCTAGAGCGCTTTTCGCCGGAGATGAAGATCTATATTCATCACGGTAGTCGCCGTCCGCGTGGACAGGAATTTATCGATGAAGCACGTTCGCACAATATTGTACTGACTACCTATCATCTGGCTGGACGCGATGGAGAAGATTTGCGTCAGGTGGAATGGTCGTCCATTGTGCTGGATGAGGCTCAATATATTAAGAATTACCGTACCAAGCAGGCGCAAAGCGTAATGAAGCTGAATGCGCCGCACCGGATTGCGATGACTGGTACACCGGTAGAGAATCGGCTGAGTGAATTATGGTCGATTTTCCAATTTCTCAATCCGGGGTATCTCGGCACAGCGTCCTCTTTCCGTCAGACGTACAATGCGGCTACTGGTCCAGAAGCAGAAGGCAAGCTAACGACACTGCGTAAGCTGGTCGCTCCTTTCATGCTGCGTCGTCTCAAAAGCGACCCAGACATCCGCCGCGATCTGCCGGATAAGATCGAGCTGAAATCGTATTGCTATATGACCGTAGAGCAGGCAGGCATGTATCAAAATGTCGTGTCTGATATGCTGGGTCGCATGAGCAATAGCGAAGGCATTACCCGTAAAGGTATCGTGTTATCGTCACTGACCAAGCTGAAGCAGATTTGCGATCATCCGTATCTGATCGGCGGTAGCGGCAAGACCGATACCGGCAAACAGGAGCGTTCCGGTAAAATGGCGCGCCTGATCGAATTGCTGGATATGATCCGAGACAGCGGCGAAGCAGCGCTCGTCTTTACCCAATATGTAGAGATGGGCGAGCTGCTGACATCGCGACTCGGTCGTCATTACGGACAGGAGCCATTTTTCCTGCACGGCGGTGTGAGTAAAGCAAGCCGTGACGAGATGATCCGGTTGTTCCAGCAGGGCGAAGGACCGCCGATCTTCGTGCTGTCGCTTAAGGCGGGCGGCGTTGGTCTGAACCTGACCCGTGCGAACCATGTGGTCCACTATGATCGCTGGTGGAATCCGGCAGTTGAGAATCAGGCGACCGACCGTGTCTTCCGCATCGGACAGCAGCGCAATGTACAAGTACACAAGCTGATCTGTCAAGGAACGCTGGAAGAGCGGATCGACGAATTGATTGAAAGTAAGAAAACATTGGCAGAGCAGGTTGTTGGTGCTGGCGAGCAGTGGCTGACGGAAATGTCGGACGAGGAGCTGAAGCAGCTCGTTTCCCTGCAAGCGGCAGAATGGGGGACTGAGGAATGA
- a CDS encoding carbohydrate ABC transporter permease, with amino-acid sequence MFFFILIVIIPFFLGLYYSFTDWNGISKNINWIGIENYTHILTKDPDFRNAFWFTVRFTVVGIVLTNLLGFTLAYILTKPLRTRNIMRTIFFMPNMIGGLLLGFIWQFIFIRGFAAVGEATGLSLFTLPWLGDRATSFWGIVIVFVWQTAGYLMVIYISSLNNIPKDVLESAEIDGANRWQIIRHIVVPLVMPAVTICLFLAISWAFKMFDLNLALTGGGPFKATESVALDIYNEAFTNNRLGLGTAKAVIFFVIVAIITSIQVRATKSREVEM; translated from the coding sequence ATGTTTTTCTTTATTCTAATTGTAATTATTCCTTTCTTTCTCGGTCTGTATTATTCCTTTACTGACTGGAATGGTATCTCCAAAAATATCAACTGGATCGGTATTGAAAATTACACACACATTCTGACCAAAGACCCTGACTTCCGCAACGCGTTCTGGTTTACGGTTCGGTTTACAGTGGTAGGGATCGTGCTGACCAACCTGCTTGGCTTCACGCTAGCGTATATTTTGACCAAGCCGCTGCGAACACGCAATATTATGCGGACTATCTTCTTTATGCCGAATATGATCGGCGGTCTGCTGCTCGGCTTCATCTGGCAGTTTATCTTTATCCGCGGCTTTGCAGCTGTTGGTGAAGCGACGGGCTTGAGCCTGTTTACACTGCCGTGGCTCGGTGATCGGGCAACCTCCTTTTGGGGCATCGTGATCGTATTCGTTTGGCAAACGGCGGGTTATCTGATGGTGATCTATATCTCCTCGCTGAACAATATTCCGAAGGACGTATTGGAATCAGCAGAGATTGACGGCGCGAACCGCTGGCAGATTATCCGTCATATCGTCGTACCGCTCGTAATGCCTGCCGTAACGATTTGTTTGTTCCTTGCGATCTCATGGGCGTTCAAAATGTTTGACTTGAACCTTGCGCTCACTGGCGGTGGTCCATTCAAGGCAACCGAATCGGTGGCACTGGATATTTACAACGAAGCCTTTACCAATAACCGTCTCGGATTGGGTACAGCCAAGGCTGTCATCTTCTTCGTGATTGTTGCCATCATTACCAGTATTCAGGTACGTGCTACCAAGAGCAGGGAGGTTGAGATGTAA